Below is a window of Raphanus sativus cultivar WK10039 unplaced genomic scaffold, ASM80110v3 Scaffold2127, whole genome shotgun sequence DNA.
tactattattattattattattattatccaaaTGTAAAACCGTTCAGGTTAACAAGTTGGATTTTAAACACAGAGGATGAATCATGAATCAGCATCCACGTATGCAGTGGTGCTGACTCAGCATCcacataagcaaaaaaaaaggtttttgaCTGAAATCATCGTCGTCGCCTCGATGGTTAGATTGaccagccaaaaaaaaaaaggagggcGATGGTCGAATCGGAGAGAACGAAGCACACGTGTCTCAGACTCGAACTCTCCGGCACCACCGATCCGATATTCGTCAAAGGCACTTGGCATCCCTCTCGTTTCGATATATCCATCACCGATGGCTCCTCCTCTTGGCTTTGCAACGGTACAAAAAAGTCCACACGATtccaaatctgttttttttctttttcttccataTGCTTTAATGATGCAATGTTGTAGCAAAGAGTACATTTGCTATCTTCCAATGGCTTAACAACTGGAACTTCATTAGTACACTCTTTAACATCATATTCTTTTACTTCAGTGTTATCTTCTGTAAATAGAAGCTCTGTATTTCCATTGGCTTCGTCGCGTGATACTGAAACTAAGGGAGGCAGTACATAAACATTTTCTTGGTTTGGATCACAAGAATCACTATTGGCATAGACCACCACACCATCTGGCTCTTTATCCATGCAGATATCTGTCACAACACCAAACAGTTAAGTAAAAAAGGATATTAAAACATAGTAGCGACATGAATTTTCAAAGTTGGTATATCATAACATAGAATCTATGTGTAACGGTGAGATAAAACTTACTCGCAAGCGTATTTATGATATAATTCAGTAATGATATACTCAACGGAAGAAACTATACTATAGCTCCTTAAATAACAGACAATATACAactcaattttttattattagtataaGAACCAAAGTATGCTTACATACAAATGAAAACGACCAAGAATTCAACTAACCATCTAAATTATTCTCTTAAAAGCATTAAGCTAACCAAACGTGGGACCTTTAATATGAATACAGCTTTTGTTCtaaaggaaaatatatatactaaagcaTAATCAAGCACACAAATATAATAATAGTCATCCAACTTtcaatttctctaaaatataaattaaactgtACACGACCAAACTTTTTTTTGCATAGTCAAGGAATAATCAACAAAGAAAAGACGCTTTGTTCATCAATgcttcttgtatttaaaaaaaaatgagcaTGCAGCTAGAAAAAATCTGATATTTCCTTCATTTTAAAGCGTTGATAGTGATTTTTTTCCTTAAGTTTCTTGGAATCTAAGAAAATAAGTTTAACGAAAAAAATTTTGGTAGTATGAAGAGCAAAATTATCAGATGAGGAAGTGGACCTCTGTGTAACTATGATCATCAAACGCAATCAACTAAAGCCGAAGTCGCAAAACAAAGTTCTAAGCAAACAATTAGTCAGACATAGGTGAAATCGAAGTAGAGAAGATATACTCACCCATTGTTCTCGTGACAGGCGAGAGAAACTTGTAACTGctccgtctctctctctctctcttgtgtaTGTGTTTGTTTGTGACTTCTGAGAATGATGGTGATGAATACTGTGTAATTTATGTTGTTGGTGTATAGTATTTTATATCATCTCCTTCCTCGTCGGTGCTAACACCGTTACTTGACACCGTCTCTCAGTGCTCCATTATTAACTTTTTGTAAGATTAAACTAAAAGTTTTGGGTTTgctagatattaatttttatagacGCCCTCACGAATTATTTGAAGGAAAAGAacactatatattttttcttaatcaaatGTTGGGTTGGTAAGTAAAACACGAATacatatttaatgttttttttttttttttttttgattaacctgggggtatcccaggcccagaagacccagactaatccccaaggagaaggaatgcccacggatagacgcccctcccagtttttcaaatgggccgaaagcatggcccatatccgtgtgggtgacaagagcgttgcaaggtagttccctccggcgtggatcgaaccccctACCTGGGTACAGGCGGGGACCCGTCCTAACCATTAGGCTACAACGTCTTGTCTACATATTTAATGTTGCATCTTTTGAATGATTGTTGTTGAACTATTTTCACTAGCAAACTCCAAAAGCAAATATAATGAATTTGCTCTATATCAATTAATTTTACTTTCTATCGATTACATTAACTATATATGAAAGTTACCAGTTAGTAATTAACTATTAATGTAACCGTATAATAATACATAATACTCCAGtttatcttgttcttttctttttgatcctAAACAAACGTTCTAAGATGAAACTACAACGATTTGGTTGGTTTACTCGTAagagtttaatttaatttagattAACTTTCAGGTCAGTGTGGGGCAACTTCTTTCGGAAATTATGCAAATATTCTCTTATGTATGTAAACTATATTGAATCTAACCAGACAATCATTAAGATAGCACAAAGGGACAAGAATTCAAACTATTGTTTTAAGTGTGGCTACAACTACTATCGTACTTGCTAGTAGTCATATTGTCAAAATACATCTATtacattttgtttatttacaaaattatgtttcattcaaaataaattagcATTCGATATATATACTCATAATTCTTACAAATGTAAGAATTACAACATGCACAAAAACACACAGAACAAAAGCATAATTCAACAAGCGCatcatttaattaattaagaaactaaaaacATATCCACACAATTACTTTTTATCAGTTTAGAAACGTGGTATTGGATTGGCAAGGAAACAACCATAAGTTAAATATTGGTTCAATGTTTTCTTCAAGctgtatataaaacataattttgtaaataaaaaaaatgttattcttatttttatttttattttaaatattggttCAATGTTTTCTTCAAGCTGTATATAAAACCTGATTATATAGTATCATTTTACtgtaataatataaatctaaattttatattatctagatttaaaaactaaatattttttttaattattatataaactagatcgtattttaattcttaaaataaaatgaggATATTAGAACAAAAtgtcaaaacattttttttttcaaaatgtcaaaacatatcaaataaaaaattagcaaaaatgATTCAGAGACTCCTCAGTTTTATGATGAATTCATTACAACTTCAAAGTAAAGTATATaacgaaaacaaaaattattactattattattactattattattatcctTATGAAATGTAAAACTGTTCAAGTTAACAATTTGGATTTTAAACACAGAGGATGAATCATGAATCAGCATCCACGTATGCAGTGGTGCTGACTCAGCATCcacataagcaaaaaaaaaaaggtttttgaCTGAAATCATCGTCGTCGCCTCGATGGTTAGATTGaccagccaaaaaaaaaaacagggcGATGGTCGAATCGGAGAGAACGAAGCACACGTGTCTCAGACTCGTACTCTCCGGCACAACCGATCCGATATTCATCAAAGGAACTTGGCATCCCTCTCGTTTCGATATCTCCATCACCGATGGCTCCTCCTCTTGGCTTTGCAACGGTACAAAAAGTCCACACGATTCCGAATCTGTTTTTTTCGTTTtcgtaatatttttttttcttcttctcggtTTGATCGGAACTGAAGCGACGGAGGAGGAATTGGCGGAGCGGGCGGCGCAGTGGGACCAGCCGGTATCGGAGTATCTCCACCTCGCCGAGCAGTACTTAGGGTTTCAGCAGCCTAATTCGATCTACAGCTTCTCCGATGCTCCTGAAGGATCTAAACGGGTCTGTTCAATATGATAATAATGATTTTACTGAAGGAAATGGTCTTTGATTGTGTGTTTGGTTACACAGCTGTCTTGGACGTTTGAGAAGGAAGGGACTAA
It encodes the following:
- the LOC130505251 gene encoding uncharacterized protein LOC130505251; this encodes MDICMDKEPDGVVVYANSDSCDPNQENVYVLPPLVSVSRDEANGNTELLFTEDNTEVKEYDVKECTNEVPVVKPLEDSKCTLCYNIASLKHMEEKEKKQIWNRVDFFVPLQSQEEEPSVMDISKREGCQVPLTNIGSVVPESSSLRHVCFVLSDSTIALLFFFGWSI